The Mercenaria mercenaria strain notata chromosome 6, MADL_Memer_1, whole genome shotgun sequence genome contains the following window.
TCATCAATGGGAATCTCCAGCAATGCATGACCCTCACATTGTATGATATTTTGGAGGATTTCAagaattttatgtttattatgaGGAGAAATTTTTACGGCCATCAGGTTGTTTTCAGGTATTATAAAATGTGGACAGTTTTCATGTCTAACAAAGTTCTGCAATATTTTAAGGCAGGACATCAAACATGCAAGTAAGTTGGATTGCCGCCAGTTATTTGAATGTTTATTctgtatacaatgaaataaaacagttttacacataTAACTTGAAAGGACACCACCACAACAGGGTtttatgaatgttttaagaatcatcTTCATCAGGGTGTAACATCGTAACTGTGTGATGTTTAAATTGAACATAAGACACCGCTCAGCATGGCAAGTAGAAATTCTCCATTCAACTTCTTCATTTAGACCACTCTTACTGCCCACTGGTACAACAAAACATCCTGTAGTCTCACagtatttcttcattttttctgtAGGCCATCTTCCTACGCCTTGTCTTACTAACCAAGGTTGAGCTTCTACAGGCCATGATTTACAGTGGAATGATAGAACTACATCGTCATCAACTAAACCTGGCCTTCCTTGCAGTGATGTGGCAGGACCATTTTTTACACTTCCTGCTAGAGGGACAGAAATTGCTGTGTTCTTCCACAGCACTTTACCTCTGCTAAATGTATGATACTTGTTGTCTGGTCTATGATGAAGTAAAGAAGGAAGAGGCTTATCATCCCCCAGATGTTGCAGGAGACAGTACCCTGGTGATGTGGTCTCATCCTTGATCATCAGTAGATTGATGCTGCCAGGTTGCCACTCAGTCCAGTCCTTTATCACATTATAATCATTATAGCAAATGAGTGAATCAATATCTGACTTGAGTCCTATTGTTGTCGACCCTTCAGACTTGCTTCCAAAATGATAGTGGGAATAGTTATGGTTCGACATTCTATATATACTAGTTTGCATTGTTTCCATCAGCAAGTACATCCTCCTCCTCTTCAGAACCATTCTCTCACTGACACCAGTATCATTGAGCACCTCTGACAGTTTCAGTGATACAGTACGATAATCAGGATCTAGAGACATTCTGTAAATGTAAGACAGTAAAATGTTTTAGCTGCATCTTCTATCATTTTATTGTCGAAATTTCTGATTAAGATATCTGTTAGTGCTGCCAAAAAACTTGGCAAATTTAAAATAGGTCTTTATTCTCTGTATATTTGTACTTTCgtgtgttatattttatgttactttttagctcacctgaacacgaaGTAGGTGAGCATTTGTGAATTCCCTGTGTCtgttgtcagtcgtccgtcctCAACAGTTTGactttgaacactctagaggtcacaattttggcccaatcttaatgaaaattggtcagaatgttacccacaatgaaatcttggatgaggacagtattgggtcatctggggtcaaaaactaggtcaccaggtcaaatcaaaggaaaagcttgttaacactgtagaggccacttttatgacaatatctctataaaacttgctcagaatgttaatcttgatgatctttaggtaaagttcaaatctgggttaagtggggtcaaaaactagatcaacaggtcaaaaaatctaaagaaaagcatgttaacactctagaggccacatttatgactgtgtcttatgaaacttggtcagaatgttaaccttgatgttctttaggtcaagttcgaatatgggtcatgctgaatgtgacctactgacctacttccttgttttttatgatacagccttgaaattcggTTGacctgtacagttttgcacagtgatcttaaaactgacttttagtgaacatgaatgtgacctactgacctactttcttgtttttttaagatacagccttgaaatttggatgacatgtacagtttagcacactgatcttaaaactgactttcagtgaccatgaatgtgacctactgacctactttcttgttttttagctcacctgagcatgaagtgctcaaaggtgagcttttatgatcgccctgtaTCTGTCGTCGTCGGTCATTCGTCCattgtcaacagtttgactgttaacactctagaggtcacaattttggcccaatcttaatgaagcttggtcagaatgttactctcaataaaatcttggacacgtttgatattggatcatctggggtcaaaaactaggtcaccaggtcaaatcaaaggaaaagcttgttaagactgtagaggccacatttttgactgtatcttcatgaaactttgtcagaatgttaaccttgatgatctttaggtcaggttcaaatctgggtcaggttagggtcaaaaactaggtcaccaggtcaaatcaaagattaagctagttaacactctagaggccacattcatgatcatatcttaatgaaacttggtcagaatgttaaccttgatgatctttaggtcagatttaaatctgggtcaggtggggtcaaaaactaggtcaccaggtcaaatcaaaggtaaagcttgtgaacactctagaggccacatttgtgataatatctctatgaaacatggtcagaatgttaaccttgatgatctttaggtcaggttttaaatctaggtcaagtggagtcagaaactaggtcaccaggtcaaatcaaaggtaaagcttgttaacgctctggaggccagatttatgattatatcttaatgaaacttggtcagaatattaattttgatgatctttaggtcgagaTTGAATCTGggccaggtggggtcaaaaactaggtcaccaggtcaaatcaaaagaaaaagctagttagcactctagaagccacattcatgaccatatcttaatgaaacttggtcagatgttaatcttgatgatctttaggtcaagtttaaatctgagtttggtgggatcaaaaactaagtcatcaggtcaaatcaaatgtaaagcttgttaacactctagaggccacatttatgacagtatatctatgaaacttggtcagaatgttaatcttgatgatctttaggtcaggttcaaatctaggACAAGTGGAATCagaaacttggtcactaggtcaaatcaaaggaaaagctagttaacactctagaggccacatttatgactacatcataatgaaacttggtcagaatgttaaccttgatgatgttatggtcaagtttaaatctgggtcaggtggggtcaaaaactaggtcaacaggtcaagtcaaagggaaagctagttaacactctagaggccacatttatgactgtacgtaatgaaacttggtcagaatgttaatcttgatgatctttaggtcaagttcaaatctgagtcaggtggggtcaaaaactaggtcaccaggtcaaatcaaaggaaaagtttgttaagactctagaggccacatttatgacttatcttcatgaaacttggtcagaatgttaaccttgatgatctttaggtcaagttggaatctgggtcatgtggaatgtgacctacttttttttaagatacagccttgaaatttggatggcatgtacagttttgcagactgatcttaaaacagaataatgtaacctactgacctactttcttgttgtttttttttaaggtacagtcttgaaattcggatgacatgtacagttctgcacactaatcttaaaactgactagcatcagtttgacatttaaaacatgtagctcatattactcaggtgagcgatccagggccatcataaccctcttgttttttgacaaatttaagtTTTCTATACAGTAAAGAGGAAAATTTTAGCCACAAGGatgcacttttaaaaaataaaaaaggtgcTTGTCTTGATCAACCCACCTTGAAAGTATATTCTAACAAAGAGTAATTGTGTTTAATGTGTATTTCTGTCATATAAGACTTTCTCTAGATcttctttctattttaagttttatttagaaattcaatCATCTGTTTTTCATAAAAGCAAGGGAGGTAATTCATTCACTCAAAGAATAAGAAAATCTCCTCATTATTTCCCCTTCAGCACAGCTTGATTGGTAATCAGGTATCAATAGCTTTCATCAATATTGCAGTGACACTTCCCTTCATCCTTGCCCCGGAATTTCTTAAATGTCTTTTCTGAGTCAtacattgaatttgcttgtttgtatttcaccaTGTGTGTGTGATTGAGACCTACAGTGTGGTTAGATAGAATGTATCTTTTATATTGTCAATTCTGTAGAATTTTTCTTTATCCCCTGCCAAAGGTGGACGGCAAATATACAGATCTGGCATTGTACATCCATACATTTGTCCATCTATCTAGAGCCATATCTAAGACATAGAAtggagtatttaaataaaacatggtagaaatgttctTCTCCTGCTTTATGggcagattttttttcattagaaatatctATAAAGAGATAATAAGAAAGATTAGATcctcgtttttagctcatctgattttttgaaaaaaaatgatgagttattgtcatcacttgagcggttgtcggcgtcggcgtctgcgtcggcattgcctggttaagttttatgtttaggtcagcttttctcctaaactatcaaagctattgctttgaaacttggaagacttgttcaccatcataagctgaccctgtatagcaagaaacataactccatcttactttttgcaagatttatggccccttttgtacttagaaaatatcagatttcttggttaagttttatgtttaggtcaacttttctcctaaactatcaaagctattgctttgaaacttggaatacttgttcaccatcataagcagaccctgtacagaaagaaacataactccatcttgctttttgcaagaattattgccccttttggacttagaaaatcagttttcttggttaagttttatgtttaggtcagctttatcctaaactatcaaagctattgctttaaaacttgcaacacttgtccaccatcataagctgaccctgtacagcaagaaacataactccatcttgctttttgcaagatttatggccccttttggacttagaaaatatcagatttcttggttaagtttt
Protein-coding sequences here:
- the LOC123548504 gene encoding uncharacterized protein LOC123548504, with protein sequence MSLDPDYRTVSLKLSEVLNDTGVSERMVLKRRRMYLLMETMQTSIYRMSNHNYSHYHFGSKSEGSTTIGLKSDIDSLICYNDYNVIKDWTEWQPGSINLLMIKDETTSPGYCLLQHLGDDKPLPSLLHHRPDNKYHTFSRGKVLWKNTAISVPLAGSVKNGPATSLQGRPGLVDDDVVLSFHCKSWPVEAQPWLVRQGVGRWPTEKMKKYCETTGCFVVPVGSKSGLNEEVEWRISTCHAERCLMFNLNITQLRCYTLMKMILKTFIKPCCGGVLSSYMCKTVLFHCIQNKHSNNWRQSNLLACLMSCLKILQNFVRHENCPHFIIPENNLMAVKISPHNKHKILEILQNIIQCEGHALLEIPIDDLGRRLQAKMNMDEAFPYYLTPAQINTIISTQLLYRTANLISNSHRELLVKGTMPDRIVMLHQILSDYIFILTRMYRENGFNSLEKSVFKILTPLLSFSLGSVIASQDINTARIISHKALSWFSVGLNSDVASGRLKLASALYCVGDMERTEIVLRNTEEKYDLNTVEPVCGCYPHLLHYIKPEFLNKCNTGNEELLKHITAFCVRFLPCEINCVPEELKYEMFRSTQEDMLERDEDNDCWMDWAVVDSLPYLYFLQYKTYGALQRVADKQRALANLVTSTETEANLGHRETALNLLGQCMEQENQHIDALHCYMISLNIQARNNAANILICRLLNELVNMQ